In a single window of the Acinetobacter sp. CS-2 genome:
- a CDS encoding dicarboxylate/amino acid:cation symporter, with product MSLNTQILIAAILGVAFGFLLNLFPNTQFFDISLYGLGLASSIFIGLLKMLLIPLIFSSIVVGVSNLQAGGQLGRVWKITLLCCVTTTTFALILGLSCAHLFNVGKGVDIVMFQDAMNSHQTPDTLTPSSFFTNFIQNTLINPFKAFAEGNVLAVVVFALFIGVALVKGGENFRSVRKLSLQFFDIMMLMISWMMKLAPLGIFALLAKLISTEDVSVLSRLAEFAAVVTGTTIFHGAVVLPLLLWIFGKMSPITFFKGTRAALITAFATSSSSATMPLSMKCAQENLKVRPQTAGFVIPLGTQLNMDGTALYEAAAALFIANLMGLDLSLGQQLVVCATAMIASLGAPGIPSAGMVTMIMVLQSVGLPAEAIAILLPIDRLLDTVRTVVNVQGDMMISVVVDRYSREAQVD from the coding sequence ATGAGCTTAAATACACAAATATTGATTGCTGCGATTTTAGGGGTGGCATTCGGGTTTCTGTTAAACCTGTTTCCAAATACCCAGTTTTTCGATATCAGTCTCTATGGTTTGGGTCTGGCCAGCAGCATTTTTATTGGTTTATTAAAAATGCTGCTGATTCCCCTGATTTTCAGTTCGATTGTGGTCGGCGTTTCGAACTTGCAGGCCGGTGGACAGTTGGGGCGAGTCTGGAAAATCACTCTACTGTGCTGTGTCACCACCACCACCTTCGCACTCATTTTAGGCTTAAGCTGTGCCCATTTGTTTAATGTGGGCAAGGGTGTGGATATCGTGATGTTTCAGGATGCCATGAACAGTCATCAAACGCCTGATACCTTAACGCCATCGTCCTTTTTTACCAATTTCATTCAAAATACTTTAATTAACCCCTTTAAAGCCTTTGCCGAAGGCAATGTGCTGGCGGTAGTAGTATTTGCGCTGTTTATTGGGGTGGCGCTGGTTAAAGGCGGAGAGAATTTCCGCAGTGTACGCAAGTTAAGCCTGCAATTTTTTGACATCATGATGTTGATGATTAGCTGGATGATGAAGCTGGCACCGCTGGGTATTTTTGCCTTACTGGCAAAACTGATTTCAACCGAAGATGTTTCTGTATTAAGCCGTCTGGCCGAGTTCGCTGCCGTGGTGACAGGAACCACCATTTTCCATGGTGCAGTAGTATTGCCTTTGTTGCTCTGGATTTTTGGCAAGATGAGTCCGATCACTTTCTTTAAAGGGACACGGGCTGCGCTGATTACCGCATTTGCCACCAGTTCCAGTTCGGCTACCATGCCACTGTCGATGAAATGCGCGCAGGAAAATTTAAAGGTACGTCCACAAACCGCAGGCTTTGTCATTCCTTTGGGCACTCAGCTGAACATGGATGGCACGGCGCTGTATGAAGCTGCAGCAGCACTTTTTATTGCCAACCTGATGGGGCTGGACTTAAGTTTGGGTCAGCAACTGGTGGTCTGTGCAACCGCTATGATTGCCTCGCTGGGTGCGCCGGGTATTCCAAGTGCCGGTATGGTGACCATGATTATGGTGCTGCAATCAGTCGGTTTACCGGCAGAAGCCATTGCCATCTTACTGCCGATCGACCGTTTGCTCGATACCGTGCGTACCGTGGTCAATGTTCAGGGCGACATGATGATCAGTGTAGTGGTCGATCGTTATAGCCGTGAAGCGCAAGTTGATTAG
- a CDS encoding PLP-dependent transferase produces the protein MKKNSQTALIHAPRKAPQYISTVQPPVFRASTIIFENTDALFNRHWSDDYDYSYGTHGTPTTFTLGDNIAQIEGGKYCLLAPSGLSAINLVNSCFLAQGDEVWVADNIYGPNMEHLHNLQTRYGISIKVYNPIDAETFQPTDKAKLIWLEAAGSVTLEFPDLINLVKKAKAHNILTALDNTWGAGLAFNAFDFGDEHLSVDVTVHALTKYPSGGGDILMGSVVTCDQKLHHQLFRMHAIQGISVSGDDVAQVQRSLASMQVRYLHQSESCLTLLDWLKQQSEFVQVLHPADTESAGHQYWKEICKEEHSAGLVSVIFKPEYTLEDIRRFCDALELFKLGFSWGGPISLVMLYNLKDMRVLEHSHLKEGLLVRFCIGLEHSQDLIQDIKQALQQLNQQKIKE, from the coding sequence TTGAAAAAAAACTCACAAACAGCCCTCATTCACGCACCACGAAAAGCCCCACAATATATTTCTACCGTTCAACCTCCCGTGTTTCGTGCATCGACGATTATTTTTGAGAACACCGATGCACTGTTTAATCGCCACTGGAGCGATGATTATGATTATAGTTATGGCACCCACGGCACACCTACAACCTTTACTTTAGGTGACAATATTGCCCAGATCGAAGGCGGAAAATATTGCCTGCTGGCACCAAGTGGCTTGTCGGCTATTAATTTAGTGAATTCATGTTTTCTTGCCCAGGGGGATGAAGTCTGGGTGGCAGACAACATTTATGGTCCAAATATGGAACACCTGCATAACCTGCAAACGCGTTATGGTATTAGCATTAAAGTGTATAACCCGATTGATGCAGAGACTTTCCAGCCTACCGATAAAGCCAAACTCATCTGGTTGGAAGCAGCAGGTTCCGTGACCCTGGAATTTCCCGACCTGATCAATCTGGTGAAAAAAGCCAAAGCGCATAACATACTGACAGCACTGGATAATACCTGGGGTGCAGGGCTGGCTTTTAATGCCTTCGATTTTGGCGATGAGCATTTAAGTGTAGATGTGACTGTACATGCATTAACCAAATATCCAAGTGGTGGCGGTGACATCTTGATGGGTTCAGTAGTGACCTGTGACCAGAAACTGCATCATCAATTATTCCGGATGCATGCCATTCAGGGGATTAGTGTGTCGGGTGATGATGTGGCACAGGTACAACGTAGTTTGGCTTCAATGCAGGTGCGCTATCTACACCAGTCTGAAAGCTGTCTAACACTGCTGGACTGGCTCAAACAGCAATCAGAATTTGTCCAAGTGCTACATCCTGCCGATACTGAATCAGCCGGACATCAATACTGGAAAGAAATTTGTAAGGAAGAACACAGTGCCGGTCTGGTCAGTGTGATTTTTAAGCCCGAATATACCCTGGAAGATATCCGTCGCTTCTGCGATGCACTGGAACTGTTTAAACTGGGCTTTAGCTGGGGCGGACCGATCAGTCTGGTCATGCTGTACAACCTGAAAGATATGCGTGTACTGGAACATTCCCACTTAAAAGAAGGACTTTTAGTCCGTTTTTGTATCGGACTCGAACATTCTCAAGATTTAATCCAGGATATCAAACAGGCATTACAGCAGTTAAACCAGCAAAAAATTAAAGAATAA
- a CDS encoding acyl-CoA thioesterase gives MNALTQELVELLSLEKIEENIYRGQSRNLVGKRVFGGQVLGQALRAASYTADRPAHSLHAYFLYGGDVNAPIIYEVDRLRDGKSFVSRQVRAIQHGRTIFTAMISFASPEEGLNYQISEPEYPAVEDLKSEAELKAQLVEFVPENVRASFMRDRHVDIRPVNPQNPFQPQPEAPSYAHYIRTHGQISQKVDEISLHQAIAAFYSDFTLMTTALRPHGLSYISPSLQCASIDHAMYFHKPFRVDEWMLYDMEATISASSRGLNFGRMWQNGELVCSTTQEGLIRLREIETQ, from the coding sequence ATGAATGCCTTAACCCAAGAGCTGGTTGAATTACTAAGTCTTGAAAAAATTGAAGAAAATATTTACCGGGGGCAAAGCCGTAATCTGGTCGGTAAGCGGGTCTTTGGTGGGCAGGTGTTGGGGCAGGCCTTACGCGCGGCATCCTATACCGCAGATCGTCCGGCACATTCATTACATGCCTATTTTTTATATGGCGGAGATGTCAACGCACCGATTATTTATGAAGTGGACCGATTGCGTGATGGCAAGAGTTTTGTCAGTCGTCAGGTGCGTGCCATTCAGCATGGGCGGACGATTTTTACCGCCATGATTTCATTTGCCAGCCCGGAAGAAGGCTTGAATTATCAAATCTCCGAGCCGGAATATCCTGCGGTTGAAGACCTGAAAAGTGAAGCAGAGCTCAAAGCACAGCTGGTCGAATTTGTGCCGGAAAATGTGCGTGCCAGTTTTATGCGTGACCGTCATGTGGACATTCGTCCGGTCAATCCACAAAATCCATTCCAGCCACAGCCTGAAGCCCCATCATACGCTCACTATATCCGCACCCATGGTCAGATTTCCCAGAAGGTCGATGAAATTTCATTGCATCAGGCTATTGCGGCTTTCTACTCGGACTTTACCTTAATGACTACGGCTTTACGTCCACATGGTTTAAGTTATATTTCTCCGAGTCTGCAATGTGCCAGCATTGACCATGCCATGTACTTCCATAAGCCATTTCGTGTTGATGAGTGGATGCTCTATGATATGGAGGCCACCATTAGTGCCAGTTCGCGCGGACTGAATTTTGGCCGTATGTGGCAAAATGGCGAGCTAGTGTGCAGCACCACTCAGGAAGGTTTGATCCGCTTGCGTGAAATTGAAACCCAATAA
- the rpsJ gene encoding 30S ribosomal protein S10, whose protein sequence is MSNQRIRIRLKSFDHRLIDQSAQEIVETAKRTGAQVCGPIPMPTRIERFNVLTSPHVNKDARDQYEIRTYKRLIDIVQPTDKTVDALMKLDLAAGVDVQIALG, encoded by the coding sequence ATGTCTAACCAGAGAATTCGTATCCGTCTTAAGTCTTTTGATCACCGTTTAATTGATCAATCAGCTCAAGAGATCGTAGAAACAGCAAAACGTACTGGCGCACAAGTGTGTGGTCCAATCCCGATGCCTACTCGCATCGAACGTTTCAACGTTTTAACATCACCACACGTTAACAAAGATGCGCGTGACCAATACGAGATCCGCACTTACAAACGTTTGATCGACATCGTTCAACCTACAGATAAAACTGTTGATGCATTGATGAAGTTGGATCTTGCAGCTGGTGTTGATGTTCAGATCGCTTTGGGTTAA
- the yihA gene encoding ribosome biogenesis GTP-binding protein YihA/YsxC: MHHSRGKSKNSKTAHAPKQKISYEKKVDPAITEYSVRALNWLRKAEFLMSAPKLSLCVEDTGYEVAFAGRSNAGKSSAINALTNQKQLARASKKPGRTQMINFFSLGNPEQRLVDLPGYGYAAVPEAMKIVWQKELENYLIHRKSLQGLVLLMDIRHPLQHFDVMMLEWAYSRKLFVHVLLTKSDKLNRGPASKALQEVKAALKKMKLDFSIQLFSSLNKQGLEELASVMGGRLNFTLEQSTQFDLDSIPEASLGDLDEPLESLDVAEEECETEIAEDATDQSRQAD; encoded by the coding sequence ATGCATCACAGCAGAGGAAAATCCAAAAACAGTAAGACAGCCCATGCGCCTAAGCAAAAGATCAGCTATGAGAAAAAAGTTGATCCTGCCATTACTGAGTACTCTGTTCGCGCGTTGAACTGGTTGCGTAAAGCCGAATTCTTGATGAGTGCGCCAAAGCTGAGCCTGTGTGTTGAAGATACCGGTTATGAAGTTGCTTTTGCCGGACGTTCCAATGCCGGTAAATCTAGCGCCATTAATGCCTTAACCAACCAAAAGCAGCTGGCACGTGCCTCTAAAAAGCCGGGCCGTACCCAAATGATCAACTTTTTCAGCCTGGGTAATCCAGAACAGCGTCTGGTCGATTTGCCAGGTTATGGTTATGCAGCCGTACCGGAAGCGATGAAAATTGTCTGGCAAAAAGAACTGGAAAATTACCTGATTCACCGTAAAAGCCTGCAGGGCTTGGTATTGCTGATGGATATTCGCCATCCACTGCAACATTTTGACGTGATGATGCTGGAATGGGCCTATTCACGTAAATTGTTCGTGCATGTTTTGCTGACCAAATCAGACAAACTGAATCGTGGACCGGCATCGAAAGCCTTGCAGGAAGTGAAAGCGGCATTGAAAAAGATGAAGCTGGATTTCTCCATTCAGTTGTTTTCATCCCTCAACAAGCAGGGCCTCGAAGAGCTGGCCAGTGTGATGGGTGGCCGATTGAACTTTACCCTGGAGCAATCCACACAATTTGATCTGGACAGCATTCCTGAAGCGAGCCTTGGTGATCTGGATGAACCACTCGAATCTTTAGATGTTGCAGAGGAAGAATGCGAGACTGAAATTGCCGAAGATGCCACCGATCAGAGCCGACAAGCGGATTGA
- the hmpA gene encoding NO-inducible flavohemoprotein has product MTPQQIDLVKATVPVLRENGVALTGYFYNRMLGNNPDLKETFNMGHQRSGAQAQALAGAVLAYAENIEDPSVLLPVVELIAHKHVSLNIQAPDYNIVGENLLHSISEVLSISMDDPLIGAWAAAYGQLADLFISTEKAIYDQHQQTKGSWLGWRNFKIAKKVVESDEITSFYLQPVDGGALPKYEAGQYISVRVFVEELGLKQPRQYTLSTSPQADYLRISVKREDQKGDMVPGWVSNTLHSLPEGSEIEVSAPTGNFYLIDPNKRNVFISGGVGLTPMIAMLNQLVTLDMPQPVTFIHACRSKQVHAMHQHIQDLKAKYPRLSTFTAYEFPHPGDKLGEDYDVAGRLDLSNMDSALLPVNADYYLCGPMPFMAEQQKALVARGIPAENIHSEAFGTGGVKH; this is encoded by the coding sequence ATGACTCCGCAGCAAATTGACCTAGTAAAAGCCACTGTTCCTGTACTCCGTGAAAATGGCGTAGCATTAACTGGTTATTTTTATAACCGTATGTTGGGCAATAATCCAGATCTAAAAGAAACATTTAATATGGGGCACCAGCGCAGTGGTGCACAGGCACAAGCTCTTGCAGGCGCCGTGTTGGCTTATGCTGAAAACATTGAAGATCCTTCTGTGCTTTTGCCTGTAGTTGAGTTAATCGCACACAAACACGTTAGCCTGAACATTCAAGCCCCTGACTATAATATTGTTGGTGAAAACCTGCTTCATTCCATCAGTGAAGTTCTAAGCATTTCAATGGACGATCCACTCATTGGCGCTTGGGCAGCAGCTTATGGTCAACTGGCAGACCTGTTCATCAGCACCGAAAAAGCCATTTACGATCAGCATCAACAAACCAAAGGCAGCTGGTTAGGCTGGCGCAATTTTAAAATTGCCAAAAAAGTAGTTGAAAGCGATGAAATCACGTCTTTCTATCTGCAACCTGTCGATGGCGGTGCATTGCCAAAATACGAAGCGGGCCAATATATTTCCGTGCGTGTTTTCGTTGAAGAACTTGGCTTGAAACAACCTCGTCAATATACGCTTTCAACTAGCCCGCAAGCGGACTATTTACGCATCTCGGTAAAACGTGAAGACCAAAAAGGCGACATGGTTCCAGGTTGGGTATCGAATACTTTACATAGCCTGCCAGAGGGTTCAGAAATTGAAGTTTCTGCACCAACAGGTAACTTTTACCTGATTGACCCAAATAAGCGTAATGTGTTTATCAGTGGCGGTGTAGGCCTGACTCCAATGATTGCCATGCTGAATCAGCTGGTGACGCTGGATATGCCACAACCTGTGACATTCATCCATGCCTGCCGTAGCAAACAAGTGCATGCAATGCATCAGCACATTCAGGACTTAAAAGCAAAATATCCGCGCCTCAGCACATTTACCGCTTATGAATTCCCGCATCCAGGCGATAAATTAGGTGAGGATTATGATGTTGCCGGTCGCCTGGACTTAAGCAACATGGATAGCGCATTGTTACCTGTCAATGCCGACTACTATCTCTGCGGCCCAATGCCATTTATGGCTGAACAGCAAAAGGCGCTGGTTGCTCGCGGCATTCCTGCTGAAAATATTCACAGTGAAGCGTTTGGCACAGGTGGCGTTAAGCACTAA
- a CDS encoding type 1 glutamine amidotransferase: MKSHLRVHYFQHIAGEGFGSCYQFLKQHHAKITATEFFALPVDRPLDIEALPQVEDVDLLIIMGGAMSVNDEANYPWLKVEKRWIRRYLSMGKPAIGLCLGGQLIANALGAAVRRNEQQELGLTEVRRVKHVSEECFELPEQFKVMQWHSETFEIPKGAIHLAENDACRNQMYQIGKNVLGFQFHPEITPEVLQLFLENDEELESFSGQYVQTERQLKSMSKSDFIKGNQILNQAIEYVLQKTAC, encoded by the coding sequence ATGAAGTCGCATTTAAGAGTACATTATTTTCAGCATATTGCTGGTGAAGGGTTCGGCAGTTGTTATCAATTCTTAAAACAGCATCACGCTAAAATTACCGCAACGGAATTTTTTGCCTTACCTGTAGATCGACCACTTGATATCGAGGCTTTGCCGCAAGTGGAAGATGTAGATTTGCTCATCATTATGGGTGGAGCAATGAGTGTTAATGATGAAGCAAATTATCCCTGGTTAAAAGTAGAAAAGCGCTGGATCAGGCGTTATTTATCTATGGGTAAACCGGCCATTGGTTTGTGTCTGGGCGGGCAATTGATTGCCAATGCTTTGGGGGCGGCGGTCAGGCGCAATGAACAGCAGGAGTTAGGTTTGACAGAGGTACGTAGGGTGAAGCATGTGTCTGAAGAGTGTTTTGAGTTGCCAGAACAGTTTAAGGTCATGCAATGGCACAGTGAAACCTTTGAAATCCCGAAAGGCGCTATTCATCTGGCGGAAAATGATGCCTGCCGCAATCAAATGTATCAAATTGGAAAAAATGTCTTGGGATTTCAATTTCATCCTGAAATAACCCCGGAGGTACTGCAACTGTTTTTAGAAAATGATGAAGAGTTAGAGAGCTTTTCCGGTCAATATGTGCAAACGGAACGTCAATTAAAAAGTATGTCAAAAAGTGACTTTATTAAAGGAAATCAAATACTAAACCAGGCAATAGAGTACGTTTTACAAAAAACAGCATGCTGA
- a CDS encoding RrF2 family transcriptional regulator, with translation MQLNKFTDYALRILIYIAQPRDMPYTIAEIAQDLHVSKNHLVKIVHFMGKQNWLITTRGKGGGIALNPEALEMPLGQIVRILQGENQIVECNTPPCVLRPQCGLKGILDLALEQFYLSLDQYTLAQVLNNSPAAKYTTQSPIQMINL, from the coding sequence ATGCAACTGAATAAATTCACTGACTATGCCTTGCGTATTTTAATCTATATCGCCCAACCGCGAGATATGCCTTATACCATTGCAGAAATTGCTCAGGACCTGCATGTGTCCAAAAACCATTTGGTGAAAATTGTGCACTTTATGGGCAAACAGAACTGGCTGATTACCACACGTGGCAAAGGCGGCGGTATTGCGCTCAACCCCGAAGCGCTTGAAATGCCCCTCGGTCAAATCGTGCGGATCCTGCAAGGTGAAAACCAGATTGTCGAATGCAATACCCCTCCTTGCGTCCTGCGTCCTCAATGCGGTCTAAAAGGCATTCTTGATCTGGCACTGGAACAGTTTTATCTTAGTCTGGATCAATACACCCTGGCTCAGGTTTTAAATAACTCTCCTGCGGCCAAGTACACCACCCAATCCCCGATCCAGATGATCAATCTTTAA
- the rplC gene encoding 50S ribosomal protein L3 encodes MAIGLVGRKCGMTRIFTDAGVSVPVTVIEVDPNRITQIKTLETDGYQAIQITTGERRESRVTNAQKGHFAKAGVAAGRLVQEFRVSEAELEGREVGATIGVDLFTVGQIVDVTGQSKGKGFQGGVKRWNFRTQDATHGNSVSHRVLGSTGQNQTPGRVFKGKKMAGHLGAERVTTQGLEIVAIDAERSVLVVKGAVPGATGGDVTVRPTIKA; translated from the coding sequence ATGGCTATTGGTTTAGTCGGTCGCAAGTGCGGTATGACTCGTATCTTTACAGATGCTGGTGTTTCTGTACCTGTAACAGTGATTGAGGTTGATCCTAACCGCATCACTCAAATCAAAACGCTTGAAACTGATGGTTATCAAGCGATTCAAATCACTACTGGTGAACGTCGCGAATCTCGCGTAACTAACGCTCAGAAAGGTCACTTCGCTAAAGCGGGTGTTGCTGCTGGTCGTCTGGTTCAAGAATTCCGCGTATCAGAAGCTGAGCTTGAAGGTCGTGAAGTTGGCGCTACTATCGGTGTAGATCTGTTCACAGTAGGTCAAATTGTTGACGTAACTGGCCAGTCTAAAGGTAAAGGCTTCCAAGGTGGTGTTAAGCGTTGGAACTTCCGTACTCAAGACGCTACTCACGGTAACTCTGTTTCTCACCGTGTTCTGGGTTCTACAGGTCAAAACCAGACTCCTGGTCGCGTGTTCAAAGGCAAAAAAATGGCTGGCCATTTAGGTGCTGAACGCGTAACTACACAGGGTCTTGAAATCGTTGCTATCGACGCTGAACGTTCAGTTCTGGTTGTTAAAGGCGCGGTTCCTGGTGCTACTGGTGGCGACGTAACTGTTCGTCCTACGATCAAGGCCTGA
- a CDS encoding VOC family protein has protein sequence MQARISVITLGVRDLEKSLQFYREGLGLHCEGITGQEFEHGAVAFIELQSGLKLALWPQSSIQQDTGLELTPMCATQMTLGQNVYSPLEVDQVMAQAAHAGARIIKPAQATFYGGYAGYFQDPDDHVWEIVFNPSLELD, from the coding sequence ATGCAAGCACGGATTTCAGTCATTACTCTTGGGGTACGCGATCTGGAAAAATCATTACAGTTTTATCGTGAAGGTTTGGGCCTACACTGTGAAGGAATCACGGGGCAGGAATTTGAACATGGCGCTGTGGCCTTTATTGAACTACAGTCAGGCCTGAAACTCGCTTTATGGCCGCAAAGCAGCATTCAACAGGATACCGGACTGGAACTGACGCCAATGTGTGCCACTCAAATGACCTTGGGACAAAATGTCTATAGTCCACTGGAAGTCGATCAGGTCATGGCTCAGGCAGCACATGCTGGTGCCAGAATTATTAAACCCGCACAAGCCACCTTTTACGGCGGCTATGCAGGTTATTTCCAAGATCCCGATGATCATGTCTGGGAAATTGTATTTAATCCTAGCTTGGAACTAGACTAA
- the plsB gene encoding glycerol-3-phosphate 1-O-acyltransferase PlsB has translation MSKSGFGQIYRQLSSKLLDLVVTPHVLGEVPTEPTTTEVNSRTEQTVQQKVVCYVLQNYSRSNALIVDGETRRLKLSPALDPLVVGDHKEKASVLFLQHHDENNLLNPPLHAFPPRLLRLIDILEHHPQVDIELIPVTVLWGRSPDKEDSWLKLLFTDTWATPGTVKQLVNIGLHGRQSYLEFHQGQSLRQLIEFAKQTHPNLSPATYILNKLNNYLDGQREVVLGPDLSDRRNVMHSLIKSTDVQDAIRRESIRGKISMIEAERRAIGYLNEIVSDYSHSAVRFADMALTRLWTQLYDGVEVHNFSTVRELAKDYEIIYTPCHRSHIDYLLLSYVIYKRGMMVPYIAAGDNLNMPFVGQLLRGGGAFFIRRTFRGNGLYTTVFKEYLFNILSRNTPLEYFIEGGRSRTGRLLPAKTGMLAMTVHGHLRGRSKPIVFVPTYIGYERLMEGATYVGEMNGKDKESESIMGIVKTLRKIERIFGQVHVNFGEPVFLDDMLKQHGAENIKIAKNDDPIPQEVSDTVNSAAHAILENINRAVVINPVSLLSLILLATPKHTLDEEICIKQLDAYRKLLTALPYDARTQVTPLSGKEIIAYGLKLKLIKRVKHVLGDIIAIEDNQAVLLTYFRNNILHAFVLPSLIAALVEHNGSIRRGDLINVIRTLYPFLKAELFLKWKDEELKDQICAYAEALIQAKLISEDSEGNLLSPAPNSEDHNQLVVLAAPVMQSLERYYMTLTLITQRGSGNISTRQVEELSHLVGQRLSVLYEFNSPEFFDKSLFQSFIKVLTQQGYIRNNEDNAIVFDENFQNVAQYANLVLDDVTLQMLQHITAFSDEELKEALDAVAAQQAKRRLKRKKK, from the coding sequence ATGTCCAAGAGTGGCTTTGGTCAAATCTATCGTCAGCTTTCCAGTAAGCTGCTTGACCTGGTGGTAACCCCACATGTTCTTGGTGAGGTTCCTACTGAACCGACAACTACAGAAGTAAATTCCCGGACAGAGCAAACTGTTCAGCAAAAAGTGGTGTGCTATGTATTACAAAATTATTCACGTAGCAATGCGTTGATTGTCGATGGCGAAACCCGCCGTCTGAAACTGTCACCGGCATTAGATCCGCTAGTGGTGGGTGATCATAAAGAAAAAGCATCAGTGCTGTTCTTGCAGCATCATGATGAAAACAATTTACTCAACCCGCCACTGCATGCCTTTCCGCCACGCTTATTGCGCCTGATCGACATTCTGGAACATCATCCTCAGGTTGATATTGAACTGATTCCGGTTACCGTATTATGGGGACGTTCACCAGACAAAGAAGATTCCTGGCTGAAACTACTATTTACCGACACCTGGGCAACACCAGGTACCGTTAAACAGCTGGTGAATATTGGCCTGCATGGTCGCCAATCCTATCTGGAATTCCATCAAGGGCAGTCTTTACGCCAGCTGATCGAATTTGCCAAACAAACCCATCCGAACCTGTCACCTGCGACGTATATTCTTAACAAACTAAACAACTATTTAGATGGTCAGCGTGAAGTCGTACTCGGACCGGATCTTTCAGACCGTCGCAATGTGATGCATTCTCTGATCAAATCCACTGATGTACAGGATGCCATCCGTCGTGAAAGCATCCGTGGCAAAATCAGCATGATTGAAGCTGAACGTCGTGCCATTGGCTATTTAAACGAGATTGTATCGGACTATTCGCATTCAGCCGTGCGTTTTGCCGATATGGCGCTGACCCGTTTATGGACCCAGCTCTATGATGGCGTAGAAGTGCATAATTTCAGTACTGTGCGGGAACTGGCCAAAGACTACGAGATTATTTATACCCCTTGTCACCGCAGTCATATTGACTATTTATTACTGTCTTATGTGATTTATAAACGTGGCATGATGGTGCCGTACATTGCTGCCGGCGATAACTTGAACATGCCTTTTGTCGGACAATTATTGCGTGGTGGCGGTGCCTTCTTTATTCGCCGTACTTTCCGTGGTAATGGTCTGTACACCACAGTATTTAAAGAATATCTATTCAACATTCTTTCCCGTAACACCCCACTGGAATACTTTATTGAAGGCGGTCGTTCACGCACGGGACGTTTGCTGCCAGCAAAAACCGGTATGCTGGCCATGACGGTTCACGGGCATTTGCGTGGCCGTTCCAAACCGATCGTGTTTGTACCGACCTATATTGGCTACGAACGCCTGATGGAAGGTGCCACCTATGTCGGCGAAATGAACGGTAAAGACAAAGAATCCGAGTCGATCATGGGGATTGTAAAAACCCTGCGCAAAATCGAACGTATCTTTGGCCAAGTGCATGTGAACTTTGGTGAGCCGGTATTCCTTGATGACATGCTGAAACAGCATGGTGCGGAAAATATTAAAATTGCCAAGAATGATGATCCGATTCCGCAAGAAGTGTCTGATACAGTAAACAGTGCTGCGCATGCGATTCTGGAAAACATTAACCGTGCTGTGGTGATCAATCCGGTATCGCTGCTTTCACTGATTCTTTTAGCTACGCCTAAGCATACGCTGGATGAAGAAATCTGCATCAAGCAACTGGATGCCTACCGTAAGCTATTGACTGCATTACCTTATGATGCACGTACTCAGGTAACACCGCTTTCAGGCAAGGAAATTATTGCCTACGGTTTGAAACTGAAACTGATTAAACGTGTGAAGCATGTCCTGGGTGATATCATTGCCATTGAAGACAATCAGGCAGTATTGCTGACTTATTTCCGTAACAACATTCTGCATGCCTTCGTGTTGCCGTCACTGATTGCTGCACTGGTAGAACATAATGGTTCGATTCGCCGTGGTGATTTGATCAATGTCATTCGCACCCTTTATCCATTCCTGAAAGCGGAATTGTTCCTAAAATGGAAAGATGAAGAGCTGAAAGATCAGATCTGTGCTTATGCAGAAGCGCTGATTCAGGCCAAACTGATTTCTGAAGATAGCGAGGGCAACCTGCTTTCCCCTGCACCAAATTCAGAAGATCACAATCAGCTGGTAGTGCTTGCTGCCCCTGTGATGCAAAGTCTGGAGCGTTACTACATGACCCTGACTTTAATCACCCAGCGTGGTTCAGGCAACATCTCTACCCGTCAGGTGGAAGAGCTCAGTCATCTGGTTGGTCAACGTCTGTCGGTATTGTATGAATTCAACTCACCGGAGTTCTTTGATAAATCGCTGTTCCAGAGTTTCATTAAAGTGCTGACTCAGCAGGGCTATATCCGTAACAATGAAGATAACGCCATTGTGTTTGACGAGAACTTCCAGAACGTTGCACAGTACGCCAATCTGGTACTGGATGATGTGACCTTGCAGATGCTTCAGCACATTACCGCCTTCAGCGATGAAGAGTTAAAAGAAGCTTTGGATGCCGTTGCAGCGCAACAGGCGAAACGCCGTTTAAAACGCAAGAAGAAATAA